A genomic window from Thermodesulfitimonas autotrophica includes:
- a CDS encoding TolC family protein, with the protein MWKRVCGMLGSLLVVVMLTLPAVAAEKEKAPVKLSMAEAVFRALCFSKSVEKAQLDLDKAESTRLSAAGAVQPQWYTTYTPGTEPLLFAKESADFGWRGARQNYELARDTVVLDVYNRYYAVLRAQEKVAAKEAALKPLEKKLAVTQAMVRAGVATRIALKGLEAQLAGAKAALAATQGELNDAYVAFNQLVGLPPEERPVLTDTVSFAPFTATENDCVSWATGNNPTVWIARYAAEYKRAVQNYDTGNPATVVTEEDARKAELDAESAEEAATLLGRKLYTGIRSLEEAYAAAQEAVATAAENLRLARVRLAAGAGTPAEVTAAEADLAAARQSLLDLTVQHAYMKLAAAKPWAYLGVLAASGSGTAAAGK; encoded by the coding sequence ATGTGGAAGCGCGTTTGCGGTATGCTGGGTTCATTGTTGGTGGTCGTTATGCTGACCTTGCCGGCGGTGGCGGCGGAGAAGGAGAAGGCGCCGGTAAAACTGAGTATGGCGGAGGCCGTTTTCCGGGCGCTCTGCTTCAGCAAGAGCGTGGAGAAGGCGCAACTGGACCTCGACAAGGCTGAAAGCACGCGGCTTTCGGCAGCAGGCGCGGTACAGCCCCAGTGGTATACAACCTATACTCCCGGAACGGAGCCGCTGCTTTTCGCTAAGGAAAGCGCGGATTTTGGCTGGCGTGGCGCGCGGCAGAATTATGAGCTGGCTCGCGATACGGTGGTGCTTGACGTTTATAACCGTTACTACGCGGTGCTGCGGGCGCAGGAAAAGGTAGCGGCAAAGGAGGCGGCTTTAAAACCGCTGGAGAAGAAACTGGCGGTGACGCAGGCGATGGTCCGGGCGGGCGTGGCTACCCGGATAGCGCTCAAGGGCTTGGAGGCGCAGTTAGCAGGGGCGAAGGCGGCCCTGGCTGCGACGCAGGGGGAGCTGAACGACGCTTATGTGGCTTTCAACCAGTTGGTTGGACTGCCACCGGAGGAGCGGCCTGTGCTCACTGATACGGTTTCCTTTGCGCCCTTTACGGCGACCGAGAACGACTGCGTGTCTTGGGCAACGGGGAACAACCCGACGGTCTGGATTGCGCGCTACGCGGCGGAATATAAGCGCGCGGTTCAGAATTACGACACCGGCAACCCCGCGACGGTAGTAACGGAAGAGGATGCCCGGAAGGCGGAACTGGATGCGGAAAGTGCCGAGGAAGCGGCGACGCTTTTGGGGCGGAAGCTTTACACCGGCATCCGCAGTCTGGAGGAAGCGTATGCGGCGGCGCAGGAAGCGGTGGCTACTGCGGCGGAGAACCTGCGGCTGGCGCGCGTTAGGCTGGCAGCGGGGGCCGGGACGCCTGCCGAGGTGACGGCAGCGGAGGCGGACCTGGCGGCAGCGCGTCAGAGTCTTCTTGACCTGACAGTGCAGCACGCCTATATGAAGCTAGCTGCGGCGAAACCCTGGGCGTATTTGGGTGTATTAGCGGCAAGCGGCTCCGGGACGGCCGCGGCCGGAAAGTAG
- the mutL gene encoding DNA mismatch repair endonuclease MutL, translated as MGRIKVLDPETVGLVAAGEVVDRPASVVKELVENAFDAGASCVEVVVDKELKSITVRDNGCGIAEADVLLAFERHATSKITCGADLERITTFGFRGEALPSIAAVARVELKTRVADAVGGTLVRIEGGQVVDFRPVGAPPGTTVTVRDLFYNTPARRKFLSSPRVELGRVTEMTGRLALGRPDVAVRLESGGRELFRTPGTGLAGAVRAIYGEAVAAALVPVEAEGAGARLTGFVGRPELVRTTRRGQTWFVNGRYVKHGGLTAAVYEAYGTLLPAGKHPFFVLHLTLDPGFVDVNVHPQKLTVRFDQEREVLAFARGAVKKALFGRAVLIPGTKGKGTTGGMPSGAGFRRGLPDRLPGREPVPGVFFREETGRYGAGAAGLAAATAEEAAQVRLLPGEGGLPGARSEGDAATGTAGAIFPTLEYLAFLPPTYILAAGPEGLYLIDQHAAHERVLFEAFGAALARGGIASQLLVTPELVEVRGFDPEAAGELARFGFLVEAFGEDAALLRGVPAGLGAECGRLLLAELLDLLAAGEQADGGPGAGREKAALASLACHAAVKAGERLTAPEAAALISQLAACREPFTCPHGRPTTVCLGYEELARRFGRR; from the coding sequence ATGGGCCGGATAAAGGTGCTCGACCCGGAAACGGTGGGCCTGGTCGCGGCGGGAGAAGTGGTCGACCGGCCGGCGTCGGTGGTGAAGGAGCTGGTAGAAAATGCCTTCGACGCGGGGGCGAGCTGCGTCGAGGTGGTGGTAGATAAGGAACTGAAGAGCATTACCGTCCGGGATAACGGCTGCGGGATTGCCGAAGCGGACGTTCTGTTGGCCTTTGAGCGGCACGCGACGAGCAAGATTACTTGCGGTGCGGATCTTGAACGGATTACCACCTTTGGCTTCCGGGGCGAGGCGCTGCCCAGCATCGCGGCGGTGGCGCGGGTGGAGCTGAAAACCAGGGTGGCCGATGCGGTTGGCGGGACCCTGGTGCGGATCGAGGGCGGGCAGGTGGTGGATTTTAGGCCGGTGGGGGCGCCGCCCGGGACGACGGTGACGGTGCGCGACCTTTTTTACAACACGCCGGCGCGGCGGAAGTTTCTGAGCTCGCCGCGCGTAGAACTGGGGCGCGTGACGGAGATGACCGGGCGTCTGGCGCTCGGCCGTCCGGACGTGGCGGTGCGTCTGGAGAGCGGCGGGCGGGAACTCTTCCGCACGCCCGGAACGGGGCTGGCGGGGGCGGTGCGGGCGATCTACGGCGAGGCGGTGGCGGCGGCGCTCGTCCCGGTAGAGGCCGAAGGGGCAGGGGCGCGGCTGACGGGTTTTGTGGGCAGGCCGGAGCTCGTGCGGACCACCCGCCGCGGGCAAACGTGGTTCGTTAACGGGCGCTACGTGAAGCACGGGGGGTTAACGGCGGCGGTTTACGAGGCTTACGGCACCTTGCTGCCGGCTGGCAAGCACCCCTTTTTCGTGCTGCACCTGACGCTTGACCCCGGTTTTGTGGATGTGAATGTTCACCCGCAGAAGCTAACGGTCCGCTTCGACCAGGAGCGGGAGGTCCTCGCCTTTGCGCGCGGCGCCGTGAAAAAAGCGCTTTTCGGCCGTGCCGTCTTGATTCCCGGAACGAAAGGAAAAGGGACAACGGGTGGGATGCCGTCCGGAGCCGGTTTCCGGCGGGGGCTTCCCGACCGGTTGCCTGGACGGGAGCCGGTTCCTGGTGTTTTTTTTAGGGAAGAGACCGGACGCTACGGGGCGGGGGCTGCGGGGTTGGCTGCGGCTACGGCGGAAGAGGCGGCTCAGGTGCGGCTTTTGCCGGGCGAAGGGGGACTTCCCGGTGCCAGAAGCGAAGGAGATGCCGCAACCGGGACGGCGGGCGCCATTTTCCCTACCCTTGAGTATCTCGCTTTTTTGCCGCCCACCTACATCTTGGCTGCCGGGCCCGAAGGGCTTTACCTAATAGACCAGCACGCGGCGCACGAAAGGGTGCTCTTCGAGGCGTTCGGGGCGGCTCTGGCGCGCGGCGGGATCGCCAGCCAGTTGTTAGTGACCCCGGAGCTGGTAGAGGTCCGGGGCTTCGATCCGGAGGCGGCGGGAGAGCTCGCGCGCTTCGGCTTTTTAGTGGAAGCCTTTGGCGAAGACGCCGCGCTGCTCCGGGGCGTGCCGGCGGGCTTGGGTGCGGAGTGCGGGCGGTTGTTGCTGGCGGAGCTGCTCGATCTTTTGGCCGCGGGGGAGCAGGCGGACGGGGGGCCGGGCGCGGGCCGGGAAAAGGCCGCGCTTGCTTCGCTCGCCTGCCACGCAGCGGTTAAGGCGGGCGAACGGCTTACGGCACCAGAAGCGGCGGCCCTGATCAGCCAGCTGGCCGCCTGCCGGGAGCCTTTCACCTGCCCCCACGGGCGTCCGACCACGGTCTGCCTCGGTTACGAGGAGCTGGCGCGGCGTTTCGGCAGGAGGTAA
- a CDS encoding spore coat protein gives MQLDERDILTDCLIDAKFFSHGYHMAALESAHDQVRNAFIRMMNDEVTGAKMLFDAMHQRGWYPVDMAHAGAQPYHAAGQPTAYARPGEAQPYYGATPGMRPEYGTTPGMRPEQTPGFRPEYQARPETGYRPEGGYRPEGEAHRW, from the coding sequence ATGCAGCTCGACGAGAGGGACATTCTCACCGACTGCCTGATCGACGCCAAATTCTTCTCCCACGGCTACCACATGGCAGCGCTTGAATCAGCCCACGACCAGGTGCGGAACGCCTTCATCCGGATGATGAACGATGAGGTCACCGGCGCCAAGATGCTTTTTGACGCCATGCACCAGCGCGGCTGGTACCCCGTCGACATGGCCCACGCCGGGGCGCAACCCTACCACGCCGCCGGCCAGCCTACAGCCTACGCCCGGCCCGGCGAAGCGCAGCCCTATTACGGCGCTACGCCGGGGATGCGTCCGGAGTACGGCACCACGCCAGGGATGCGGCCGGAACAAACCCCTGGTTTCCGCCCCGAGTACCAAGCCCGGCCGGAAACCGGCTACCGGCCCGAAGGCGGCTACCGGCCGGAAGGCGAAGCCCACCGCTGGTAA
- a CDS encoding class I SAM-dependent methyltransferase has translation MAVLVTTTHGAGEDAAAAGRALAARMGVPFVPRGGHGLAALLSREGAEAALVFGPQRLSLVFYRDGRREEFFFHPGTALLRIKNILAGKPDQMIRAMALRSGDTVLDCTLGLGADALVASFVAGPQGRVVGVEKVAPLAAVVEYGLRHYVEELLLTAAMRRIEVVVADHYDYLLQLPAASFDVVYFDPFFRVPVKGAAQVAPLRAVGERAPLEEETVRAALRVARRRVVLKERRGSAEFARLGFREIYGGRHAHVAYGVMEK, from the coding sequence GTGGCGGTGCTGGTGACGACCACCCACGGGGCGGGCGAGGATGCGGCTGCGGCAGGCCGGGCGCTGGCAGCCCGGATGGGTGTTCCGTTTGTGCCGCGCGGCGGTCACGGTCTTGCGGCGCTGCTATCCCGGGAGGGGGCGGAGGCGGCGTTAGTTTTCGGGCCCCAGCGCTTGAGCCTTGTTTTTTACAGGGACGGCCGCCGGGAAGAATTCTTTTTCCATCCCGGGACTGCGCTGCTGCGCATAAAGAATATCCTCGCTGGGAAACCTGACCAGATGATACGGGCGATGGCGCTCCGCTCCGGGGACACAGTTCTCGACTGCACCCTGGGGCTCGGCGCCGACGCGCTTGTGGCGAGTTTTGTTGCCGGGCCCCAGGGCCGCGTGGTGGGGGTGGAGAAGGTGGCGCCGCTGGCTGCGGTGGTTGAGTACGGGTTGCGCCATTACGTGGAAGAACTGCTCCTCACGGCCGCGATGCGGCGGATCGAGGTAGTGGTGGCCGACCACTATGATTATCTCCTGCAGCTGCCGGCGGCGAGCTTCGATGTTGTCTATTTCGACCCTTTCTTCCGGGTGCCGGTGAAGGGGGCAGCGCAGGTTGCGCCGCTGCGGGCCGTCGGAGAGAGAGCGCCTCTTGAGGAGGAGACGGTACGGGCGGCGCTCCGGGTGGCGCGCCGGCGGGTGGTGCTGAAGGAGCGGCGGGGAAGCGCGGAGTTCGCGCGCCTGGGCTTCCGGGAGATTTACGGCGGGCGGCACGCCCACGTCGCCTACGGTGTGATGGAAAAATGA
- a CDS encoding YlbF family regulator, producing the protein MSVLVKALELGTALSQCEELRNLREAEQAMFADSEARALIEEFHQCRQELEFARVRGMQPGPELQQAIGSVQARMGANPLVRRFFEAQEQFSRILQEINQILNHAISGQGGCEPGGCSACGGGCGGECDED; encoded by the coding sequence GTGTCCGTACTCGTAAAAGCTTTGGAGCTGGGAACGGCGCTGAGCCAGTGCGAGGAACTCCGGAACCTGCGGGAGGCGGAACAGGCGATGTTCGCCGATTCCGAGGCGCGGGCGCTCATCGAGGAGTTCCACCAGTGCCGCCAGGAACTCGAGTTTGCGCGTGTCAGAGGGATGCAGCCCGGGCCGGAACTGCAGCAGGCGATAGGTTCGGTTCAGGCGCGCATGGGTGCTAATCCACTGGTCCGGCGGTTTTTTGAGGCGCAGGAACAGTTCAGCCGCATCCTGCAGGAGATCAACCAGATTTTAAACCACGCGATAAGCGGTCAGGGCGGTTGCGAACCGGGTGGGTGCTCGGCTTGCGGCGGCGGGTGCGGGGGCGAGTGTGACGAGGATTAG
- a CDS encoding DUF2283 domain-containing protein — translation MRFRYDPDADALYIRFKEGVIADTEEISAGVMMDVDEEGNLLGLEILNASKKLGKWPLTVEVEMPGIAKEQVL, via the coding sequence ATGAGGTTTCGGTATGATCCGGATGCTGATGCTCTATATATTCGTTTTAAAGAGGGAGTAATTGCGGATACAGAAGAAATTTCCGCCGGGGTAATGATGGACGTGGATGAAGAGGGAAATTTGCTGGGGCTGGAGATACTGAATGCCTCTAAGAAACTGGGGAAATGGCCGTTGACTGTAGAGGTAGAAATGCCCGGCATTGCCAAGGAACAGGTCTTGTAG
- a CDS encoding type II toxin-antitoxin system VapC family toxin, with protein sequence MVDTGAWYAVCDASDTNHQRAKAFYEKVAGVIPLVTTDAILAETWTLLAARLGRPAAVTFWETLREARVPVITLQEADIEVAWQIINAFPDQTFSFTDATTFAAMERLGIEQVFTFDHHFFVYRYGPGRRKAFNCVP encoded by the coding sequence ATGGTTGATACCGGAGCCTGGTACGCCGTCTGCGACGCTTCAGACACAAACCACCAGCGGGCAAAAGCGTTTTACGAAAAAGTGGCCGGCGTAATCCCCCTGGTAACAACCGACGCGATCCTCGCGGAAACCTGGACGCTACTGGCCGCCCGTCTTGGCCGGCCTGCCGCCGTCACTTTTTGGGAAACGCTGCGCGAAGCCCGTGTGCCTGTTATCACCCTGCAAGAGGCAGACATAGAAGTTGCGTGGCAGATAATAAACGCTTTCCCCGACCAAACCTTCAGCTTTACCGACGCAACCACCTTTGCCGCTATGGAACGATTGGGCATCGAGCAGGTCTTCACTTTTGACCATCACTTTTTCGTTTACCGCTACGGCCCCGGACGCAGAAAGGCTTTCAACTGCGTGCCGTAG
- a CDS encoding type II toxin-antitoxin system VapC family toxin produces the protein MSRAVFIDTAGWLALINRQDQLHVQAVEVYRSLGNVGRVTTDAVLIETCNALSKASLRPLAQAFMQKIKEAEKLGVLKVVHVTKDLLAEGWKLFKGRPDKEWSLTDCISFVVMRRRRCQKAFTSDQHFVQAGFERLLQA, from the coding sequence GTGAGTAGGGCTGTTTTTATAGACACGGCGGGATGGCTGGCTTTAATAAACCGTCAGGACCAGCTTCATGTCCAGGCAGTAGAAGTCTACCGTAGCCTGGGTAATGTTGGTCGGGTTACTACAGATGCTGTGCTAATCGAGACGTGCAACGCATTAAGTAAAGCTTCTCTTAGGCCGCTTGCCCAAGCTTTCATGCAGAAAATTAAAGAGGCTGAAAAGCTTGGGGTGCTTAAAGTTGTTCACGTTACTAAGGATTTGTTGGCGGAGGGTTGGAAGCTGTTCAAGGGGCGGCCAGACAAGGAGTGGAGCCTCACCGACTGCATCAGCTTTGTGGTAATGAGGCGCCGCAGGTGTCAAAAGGCTTTCACTTCTGACCAGCACTTTGTTCAGGCTGGGTTTGAGCGCTTGTTGCAGGCCTGA
- a CDS encoding CopG family transcriptional regulator, which yields MLLEVMLMQRTQIYLHPEQHRALLREAAKKGVSLAKLIREIIAKHLKEQARPVPAGKETFLKIVGMGASDKTDVSVRHDHYLAEALKGDNG from the coding sequence ATGTTACTGGAGGTGATGTTGATGCAACGGACACAAATTTACCTTCATCCCGAACAGCACCGGGCGCTATTAAGGGAAGCAGCCAAAAAAGGCGTCTCCTTAGCCAAGCTAATCCGGGAGATAATCGCCAAACACCTGAAAGAGCAGGCCAGGCCCGTACCAGCAGGCAAGGAAACTTTTCTTAAAATAGTAGGAATGGGAGCAAGTGATAAAACAGATGTTTCCGTGCGGCACGATCACTACCTGGCGGAGGCATTGAAAGGTGATAATGGTTGA
- the miaB gene encoding tRNA (N6-isopentenyl adenosine(37)-C2)-methylthiotransferase MiaB, with amino-acid sequence MPGKYYIRTYGCQMNEWDSEVMAGIVEELGYERAVRPAEADLVLVNTCCVRQTAENKVWGLLGTLGRLKKKRPGMVIAVTGCMPQQEGVAAEIRRRFPFVDLVLGTHNRHELARLLERVRAEGPVVAVWPEACCVPEGLPVRRESRLRAWVPVMFGCDNFCAYCVVPYVRGRERSRRPEDILREVEALAAAGYREIVLLGQNVNAYGKGLQPRVTFADLLSMVNGVDGIWRIRYTTSHPRDFDAALITVVARLEKVCENFHLPVQAGSDRILKLMRRGYTRADYLNLVAKIRAAVLGASITTDIMVGFPGETEEDFAATLDLVRQVRFDQAFTFVYNPRRGTPAAALPDQVPEEVKSRRIQELIAVQQAISRELNRAEEGRVHEVLVEGPSEYDREKLAGRTRTNKTVVFKGDEGLVGRLVPVRITAGHLTFLEGEVEGAAR; translated from the coding sequence ATGCCTGGCAAATACTACATCCGGACTTACGGTTGTCAGATGAACGAGTGGGACAGCGAGGTGATGGCCGGGATCGTCGAGGAGTTAGGTTACGAGCGGGCGGTGCGACCGGCGGAGGCGGACCTGGTGCTGGTCAACACCTGTTGCGTGCGCCAGACGGCGGAGAACAAGGTGTGGGGGCTGCTCGGGACCCTAGGCCGGCTGAAGAAAAAGCGGCCGGGAATGGTCATCGCCGTCACCGGCTGTATGCCGCAGCAGGAAGGGGTGGCGGCGGAGATCCGGCGGCGCTTTCCCTTCGTGGACCTGGTGCTCGGGACGCACAACCGGCATGAGCTGGCGCGGCTCTTAGAGCGGGTGCGGGCGGAGGGGCCGGTGGTGGCGGTTTGGCCGGAGGCGTGCTGTGTCCCTGAGGGTTTGCCCGTCAGGCGGGAGAGCCGCCTCCGGGCCTGGGTGCCGGTGATGTTCGGCTGCGACAACTTTTGCGCTTACTGCGTGGTGCCTTACGTCCGGGGACGGGAGCGAAGCCGGCGGCCGGAGGATATCCTCCGGGAGGTCGAGGCGCTGGCCGCGGCGGGTTACCGGGAGATAGTGCTGTTAGGGCAGAACGTGAACGCCTACGGGAAGGGGCTCCAGCCCCGGGTCACCTTCGCGGACCTTCTATCGATGGTGAACGGGGTTGACGGCATCTGGCGCATCCGTTACACTACCTCCCACCCGCGGGATTTCGACGCTGCGCTCATCACGGTGGTGGCGCGGTTGGAGAAGGTCTGCGAGAATTTCCACCTGCCGGTGCAGGCGGGTTCAGACCGGATCCTGAAGCTGATGCGGCGGGGCTACACCCGGGCGGATTACCTGAACCTGGTGGCAAAGATCCGGGCGGCGGTGCTGGGAGCGAGCATCACGACCGACATCATGGTTGGTTTCCCGGGGGAGACGGAGGAAGATTTCGCGGCTACGCTGGATCTGGTACGGCAGGTGCGCTTCGACCAGGCCTTTACGTTTGTTTATAACCCGCGCCGGGGCACGCCGGCGGCCGCTTTGCCCGACCAGGTACCGGAGGAGGTGAAGTCGCGCCGCATCCAGGAGCTGATCGCGGTGCAGCAGGCGATCAGCCGGGAGCTGAACCGGGCGGAGGAGGGCCGGGTGCACGAGGTTTTGGTGGAGGGGCCGAGCGAGTACGACCGGGAAAAGCTCGCGGGCCGGACGCGGACGAATAAAACGGTCGTTTTCAAGGGCGATGAAGGGCTGGTTGGCCGCCTGGTCCCGGTGCGGATTACGGCGGGGCACCTCACTTTTTTGGAGGGGGAAGTAGAGGGGGCTGCCCGGTAA
- the mutS gene encoding DNA mismatch repair protein MutS: protein MSLTPMMQQYMEIKKEYPDAILFFHLGDFYEMFFEDAERAAPVLEVALTSRDAGKLGRVPMCGVPCHSAAGYIARLVGRGFKVAICEQLEDPAQAKGLVRRGVTRVITPGTFFEGQPEDQAQSTYVVSVAPVGKTAFGLAVADVGTGDFRVTEFAGPAAKSELYDEIYRLQPVEAVLPEGEKELAGLARAAAPAAVTFYPADFFAPHRAREALRAFRAAGEWLGAEGAGHEAAVAAAGALAAYLQETQKRELVHLQTISFYTPDGFMLLDAATRRNLELTRSLQDGGRKGTLLEVLDYTLTGMGGRRLREWLEQPLLSPQAIEARLAAVAPLVADEGLREAVRAGLKKIGDLERLAGKLAYGMANARDLLSLKEALRAAAGLRELLGAAAGLLGQIRERLADLGDVVALIERAIAPEPPAVLNEGGLIREGYDETVDRLRAVRRDARSFIAALEAKERERTGIKSLKVGYNRVFGYYIEVTKANLALVPPDYQRRQTLATAERFITPELKEYEEMALGAEEKLNQREYELFCAVREAAAGAIDRILRTARALGELDALQSLAVAAVRGNYVRPQVNEGGAIIIREGRHPVVERFLGPGGFVPNDTHLDDAGRRIAIITGPNMAGKSTYMRQVALIVLLAQVGSFVPAAEATIGVVDRIFTRIGAADNLAGGQSTFMMEMSECRTILTGATRRSLVIMDEVGRGTSTYDGMSIARAIIEYLATRIGAKTLFSTHYHELTDLDRLSGVFNLTVAVREDASGVAFLYRVVPGKADKSYGIQVAALAGLPAPVLARAREILTALEARAGGSRRVVQLEIFPQPEGHPVVERLAALDTDNLTPLQALNILAELKDAVAAVKSSRRGRRGGR, encoded by the coding sequence TTGAGCCTTACCCCCATGATGCAGCAATACATGGAGATTAAAAAGGAATATCCCGACGCCATCCTCTTTTTCCACCTGGGCGATTTTTACGAGATGTTTTTCGAGGATGCGGAGCGGGCGGCGCCGGTCTTGGAGGTGGCGCTGACTTCCCGCGACGCGGGGAAGCTCGGGCGGGTGCCGATGTGCGGGGTTCCCTGCCACAGCGCGGCCGGGTACATCGCGCGGCTGGTAGGCCGGGGCTTCAAAGTGGCGATTTGCGAGCAGTTGGAGGATCCGGCGCAGGCAAAGGGGCTGGTGCGGCGGGGGGTTACGCGGGTCATCACGCCCGGCACCTTTTTCGAGGGGCAGCCGGAAGACCAGGCGCAAAGTACCTACGTGGTCAGCGTGGCGCCGGTTGGTAAAACGGCCTTCGGTCTTGCGGTGGCGGATGTGGGCACGGGCGATTTCCGGGTCACGGAGTTTGCCGGTCCGGCGGCAAAGAGCGAGCTTTACGACGAGATTTACCGGCTCCAGCCGGTGGAAGCGGTGCTTCCGGAAGGAGAGAAGGAGCTGGCGGGGCTGGCGCGGGCTGCCGCACCAGCGGCGGTCACCTTTTACCCGGCGGACTTTTTTGCGCCGCATCGGGCCAGGGAGGCGCTGCGCGCTTTCCGCGCGGCGGGGGAGTGGCTGGGGGCCGAGGGAGCCGGGCACGAGGCGGCGGTGGCGGCCGCGGGTGCCCTGGCGGCCTACCTGCAGGAGACGCAGAAACGGGAGCTTGTTCATCTCCAGACGATCTCTTTTTATACTCCCGACGGCTTTATGCTCCTTGACGCGGCCACCCGGCGGAACCTTGAGCTTACACGTTCGCTCCAGGACGGCGGTCGCAAGGGGACGCTCTTGGAGGTCCTTGATTATACGCTGACGGGAATGGGGGGGCGGCGGCTACGGGAATGGCTCGAGCAGCCGCTCTTGTCGCCGCAGGCGATAGAGGCGCGCCTCGCGGCGGTGGCGCCTTTGGTGGCGGATGAGGGGCTCCGGGAGGCGGTGCGGGCGGGGTTGAAAAAGATCGGCGACCTGGAGCGGCTCGCGGGGAAGCTGGCCTACGGGATGGCTAACGCCCGCGACCTCCTATCGCTGAAGGAGGCGTTGCGGGCGGCGGCCGGGCTGCGCGAACTTTTGGGGGCGGCGGCGGGCCTGCTGGGTCAGATCCGGGAACGGCTTGCGGATCTCGGGGACGTGGTGGCGCTTATCGAACGGGCGATTGCGCCAGAGCCGCCGGCGGTTTTGAATGAAGGGGGGCTCATCCGGGAGGGCTACGACGAAACGGTGGACCGGCTGCGCGCGGTGCGGCGGGATGCGCGCAGCTTCATCGCGGCGCTGGAGGCGAAGGAACGGGAGCGGACCGGGATCAAGTCCCTGAAGGTCGGCTACAACCGCGTTTTCGGCTACTACATCGAGGTGACCAAGGCCAACCTGGCGCTGGTGCCTCCCGATTACCAGCGGCGGCAGACCCTCGCCACTGCGGAGCGCTTTATCACGCCGGAGCTGAAGGAGTACGAGGAGATGGCGCTGGGCGCGGAAGAGAAGCTCAACCAGCGCGAGTACGAGCTTTTCTGCGCGGTTCGGGAAGCGGCAGCGGGGGCAATCGACCGCATCTTACGGACGGCGCGGGCGCTCGGCGAGCTCGACGCGCTCCAGTCGCTGGCGGTGGCTGCGGTGCGGGGGAACTACGTGCGCCCCCAAGTGAACGAGGGCGGCGCGATAATCATCAGGGAGGGCCGCCACCCGGTCGTGGAGCGTTTTTTGGGGCCGGGCGGCTTTGTTCCTAACGATACCCACCTCGACGATGCGGGGCGGCGGATCGCCATTATCACGGGGCCAAACATGGCCGGGAAAAGTACCTACATGCGCCAGGTGGCGCTCATTGTGCTGTTGGCGCAAGTTGGCAGTTTTGTGCCGGCGGCAGAGGCGACGATCGGGGTGGTGGACCGCATCTTCACCCGCATCGGCGCGGCGGATAACCTGGCCGGGGGCCAGAGCACTTTCATGATGGAAATGAGCGAGTGCCGGACGATCCTTACCGGGGCGACGCGGCGCAGCCTGGTCATCATGGACGAGGTGGGGCGGGGAACGAGCACCTACGACGGGATGAGCATCGCCCGGGCGATTATCGAGTACCTCGCCACCCGGATCGGGGCGAAGACGCTTTTTTCGACGCACTACCACGAACTCACCGATCTCGACCGGCTGAGCGGGGTTTTCAACCTGACGGTGGCGGTGCGGGAGGACGCTTCGGGCGTTGCTTTTCTCTACCGGGTGGTACCGGGGAAGGCGGATAAGAGCTACGGGATTCAGGTCGCGGCGCTCGCGGGGCTGCCGGCGCCTGTTCTGGCCCGGGCGCGGGAGATTCTAACGGCGCTCGAAGCCCGCGCCGGGGGTAGCCGGCGGGTTGTCCAACTCGAGATTTTCCCGCAGCCGGAGGGGCACCCGGTAGTGGAGCGGCTCGCGGCACTCGACACCGATAACCTGACGCCGCTTCAGGCGCTTAACATCTTGGCCGAGCTGAAGGATGCGGTGGCCGCGGTAAAATCCTCGCGGCGCGGCAGGCGGGGAGGACGCTGA
- a CDS encoding toxin-antitoxin system TumE family protein, with product MLNVVRAHHAIIKDFAVELFEREGNRRRLKARLIFFDGSTLHVKEYYFGDQRKYAYHWMNTKGELIIRWDNAPHWPGVKTFPHHKHVGSVENVQPSLETGLVEVLTVIKDKISAP from the coding sequence GTGCTTAACGTCGTCAGGGCTCATCACGCGATTATCAAGGACTTCGCAGTTGAGCTGTTCGAGCGTGAGGGAAATAGGCGGCGCCTCAAGGCGCGGCTTATTTTTTTCGACGGTAGCACGTTGCACGTAAAGGAGTATTACTTTGGCGACCAGAGAAAATATGCTTACCACTGGATGAACACGAAGGGAGAACTTATCATCCGCTGGGATAACGCTCCTCACTGGCCCGGTGTTAAGACTTTTCCCCACCATAAGCACGTTGGGTCTGTTGAGAATGTTCAACCATCCTTAGAAACGGGCTTGGTTGAGGTGTTAACGGTAATCAAGGATAAAATATCCGCCCCGTAG
- a CDS encoding TolC family protein, which produces MRTAQDALRVVEAQYKVGLVARDKVREAEAALAEAQASLYGTRCQYAAVLATWRYLTGRPVAMF; this is translated from the coding sequence GTGCGGACGGCGCAGGACGCGCTACGGGTGGTTGAGGCGCAGTACAAGGTGGGCTTGGTCGCGCGGGACAAGGTGCGCGAAGCCGAGGCGGCTTTAGCCGAAGCGCAGGCAAGCCTTTACGGCACCAGGTGCCAGTACGCGGCGGTTTTGGCCACCTGGCGGTATTTGACGGGCCGCCCCGTGGCGATGTTTTGA